A portion of the Tenacibaculum todarodis genome contains these proteins:
- a CDS encoding thioredoxin family protein, producing the protein MTKFGDIISTDKPVLIDFYTAWEEVDNPAATLRSVAAALGDKAKVIKIDVEKNEFLADALSVKGNPTFMIYKNGEMKWRQTGNQDAKTLIGLVQQYL; encoded by the coding sequence ATGACAAAGTTTGGAGATATAATTAGTACAGACAAACCCGTGTTAATAGATTTTTATACAGCGTGGGAAGAAGTAGACAATCCTGCAGCTACACTACGTTCTGTTGCTGCTGCTTTAGGAGACAAGGCAAAAGTAATTAAGATAGACGTAGAAAAAAATGAGTTTCTTGCCGATGCGCTCAGCGTTAAAGGAAACCCAACGTTTATGATTTACAAAAATGGCGAAATGAAATGGCGTCAAACAGGTAATCAAGACGCAAAGACGCTTATAGGTTTAGTACAACAATATCTTTAA
- a CDS encoding polysaccharide deacetylase family protein — MKLYFTKTPRIFTRIFSNYTWRFAEDKKEIYLTFDDGPTPEITNFVLSELQKHNAKATFFCIGKNIEKHPEIFKQILSEGHSVGNHTQNHFNGWKHKTNDYLDNVLKVEETLKTCNYQSLKLNLFRPPYGKIKTSQAKELIKKGYKIIMWSVLSADFDTSISKEQCLQNVLKNTTNGSIIVFHDSVKASEKLRFVLPKILDEFSKKGFKFKAIK; from the coding sequence ATGAAATTATATTTCACTAAAACGCCACGTATATTTACGAGAATTTTCTCTAATTATACGTGGCGTTTTGCTGAAGATAAAAAGGAAATTTACTTAACTTTTGATGATGGACCAACACCAGAAATAACCAATTTTGTACTTTCTGAATTACAAAAGCACAACGCAAAAGCTACTTTTTTTTGCATTGGTAAAAACATTGAAAAACATCCTGAAATTTTTAAACAAATACTTTCTGAAGGACATTCGGTTGGAAACCATACTCAAAATCATTTTAATGGATGGAAACACAAAACCAATGATTATTTAGATAATGTTTTAAAGGTTGAAGAAACTTTAAAAACTTGTAACTATCAAAGCTTAAAACTCAACTTATTTAGACCGCCTTACGGGAAAATAAAAACGTCTCAAGCTAAAGAACTCATTAAAAAAGGCTATAAAATTATAATGTGGAGTGTTCTTTCTGCTGATTTTGACACTTCAATTTCTAAAGAACAATGTTTACAGAATGTTCTAAAAAATACCACAAACGGAAGTATTATTGTTTTTCACGATAGTGTAAAAGCAAGCGAAAAATTACGCTTTGTTTTACCAAAAATTTTGGATGAATTTTCTAAAAAAGGTTTTAAGTTTAAAGCAATTAAATAA
- a CDS encoding DUF2723 domain-containing protein: MNTINYKKLNTILGWVAFAIALITYTLTLEPTVSAWDCGEYISTSVKLEVGHPPGAPLFQMLGAFFAMFTNDVANIAKMVNFMSALASAFTILFLFWTITNLAEKLAKKSGELTEGKYIAILGSGLVGALAYTFSDSFWFSAVEGEVYAMSSFLMALLFWLGLKWESEIGQPRGNKWLVLISFVVGLSFGVHILSLLVIPSIVLLYFFKTYKNINLKTTAIATIASIVVLLFVFKFLFPFTLKFFSVSELFFINSIGLPYNSGTIIAGIVLIALFYFGLNYTRKKGYVTGNTLTLSVLFIVIGFSSWLMLPIRANANTTINENDPSSARELLAYYNREQYGDANVFYDKYYSFTHNREQDASNPYRDDKPKYEKRNGKYEIVNNYKNALPNWSSKHKGFIPRMVDPASEEMYKAIAGIPKNSKRRPTFLENIKFMVDFQFGYMYGRYFMWNFAGRQNDVQGHLDAKNGNWISGFDVIDEARLGSQQALPDDVKNNKGRNVYFFLPLILGIIGLLYQISKDKKNLFVLFLFFAFTGFAIIFYTNPKPFEPRERDYAVVGSFYIFAIWIGFGVLSLYESLKKYANKKMVATGISAVALLAVPVLMGVQNWDDHDRSNRYTTHLNAQAYLESCDPNAIMFTIGDNDTFPLWYMQEVEGIRTDIKLVNTSLFQTDWYIDQMKKATYKAAPIPSALTHEEYSYGTLDAAYYFEGLAAVPKDSVLSLKDFMRWVRSDNERTFYDLEEDGVPEKILPTNKIRIPVNKENALKYGIVAQKDANKMVDYIDITIDGGIGKNSILMLDILNNFDWKRPIYFTGGSNADSEYIWMKDYLQLDGLAFKLVPIKTPVGQNSMFDMGRIDPDKMYNNVKKWNFRNINDGNIYLDSQTKRNAISMRNNLMRLSEAFVKEGDTLKANEVLDLSLEKMPIKDFGHYSIALAYPELYYEAGNINKARQTANTLAEIIEQRLVHYSTFKDEDINLMFDDLDTDLYMFQNIVRQAENFDSDPLYITKLKDRFLKNVKLFSHLLPDEETGLE; this comes from the coding sequence ATGAACACTATCAACTATAAAAAATTAAATACAATCTTAGGATGGGTTGCTTTTGCAATTGCATTAATCACTTACACACTTACCTTAGAACCTACGGTAAGCGCTTGGGATTGTGGAGAATATATTTCAACTTCAGTAAAACTAGAAGTAGGTCATCCACCAGGAGCACCACTTTTTCAAATGTTGGGAGCCTTCTTTGCAATGTTTACAAATGACGTTGCTAACATTGCTAAAATGGTAAACTTTATGTCTGCTTTAGCAAGTGCATTTACTATTTTATTTTTGTTTTGGACCATTACAAACCTTGCAGAAAAACTTGCAAAAAAATCTGGTGAGTTAACAGAAGGAAAATATATTGCCATTTTAGGAAGTGGTTTAGTTGGTGCTTTAGCCTATACATTTTCAGACAGTTTTTGGTTTAGTGCTGTTGAAGGAGAAGTGTATGCAATGTCTTCATTTTTAATGGCTTTACTATTTTGGCTTGGTCTTAAATGGGAAAGTGAAATTGGACAACCAAGAGGAAACAAATGGTTGGTTTTAATCAGTTTTGTAGTTGGTTTATCATTTGGAGTTCATATTTTATCTTTACTGGTAATTCCATCAATTGTACTTCTATATTTCTTTAAAACGTATAAAAACATCAATTTAAAAACTACAGCAATTGCTACAATAGCTTCTATTGTTGTATTGTTATTTGTTTTTAAATTTCTATTTCCGTTTACGTTAAAATTCTTTAGTGTATCAGAATTATTCTTTATCAATTCAATAGGATTACCATACAATTCAGGAACTATAATTGCTGGTATTGTATTGATTGCACTTTTTTACTTCGGATTAAACTACACACGTAAAAAAGGATATGTTACCGGAAATACCTTAACACTTTCTGTACTATTTATTGTAATCGGTTTTTCTTCTTGGTTAATGTTACCAATTAGAGCGAATGCCAACACAACAATTAATGAAAATGATCCGTCGAGTGCGCGTGAATTATTAGCATATTATAATCGTGAACAATACGGAGACGCAAACGTATTTTACGATAAATATTACTCATTTACACACAATAGAGAGCAAGACGCTTCTAATCCTTATAGAGATGACAAGCCAAAATACGAAAAAAGAAACGGTAAATACGAGATTGTAAATAACTACAAAAACGCATTACCAAACTGGTCTAGCAAGCACAAAGGTTTTATACCAAGAATGGTTGATCCTGCTTCCGAAGAAATGTATAAAGCTATTGCTGGTATTCCAAAAAACAGCAAACGAAGACCTACATTTTTAGAGAACATTAAATTTATGGTCGATTTTCAGTTTGGCTATATGTATGGACGTTATTTTATGTGGAATTTCGCCGGAAGACAAAACGATGTTCAAGGACATTTAGATGCTAAAAACGGAAACTGGATTAGTGGTTTTGATGTGATTGATGAAGCTCGTCTTGGCTCGCAACAAGCATTGCCAGACGATGTTAAAAATAACAAAGGAAGAAATGTATATTTCTTTTTACCACTAATTTTAGGAATTATAGGATTGTTATATCAAATTAGTAAAGACAAAAAGAACTTATTTGTGTTATTTTTATTCTTTGCTTTTACAGGTTTTGCCATTATTTTCTATACAAACCCTAAACCTTTTGAACCAAGAGAACGTGACTACGCAGTAGTTGGTTCCTTTTATATTTTTGCAATTTGGATTGGCTTTGGAGTACTCTCGCTTTATGAAAGCTTAAAAAAATACGCCAACAAGAAAATGGTTGCAACAGGAATTTCTGCGGTTGCCTTATTAGCTGTTCCTGTTTTAATGGGAGTTCAAAATTGGGACGACCATGACAGATCTAACAGATACACAACTCATTTAAACGCACAAGCGTATTTAGAAAGCTGCGATCCTAACGCAATTATGTTTACCATTGGAGATAATGACACGTTCCCACTTTGGTACATGCAAGAAGTAGAAGGTATTAGAACCGATATTAAATTGGTAAATACAAGCCTTTTTCAAACTGATTGGTATATAGATCAAATGAAAAAAGCAACTTATAAAGCCGCTCCAATTCCTTCTGCATTAACACATGAAGAATATTCTTACGGAACTTTAGATGCAGCTTATTATTTTGAAGGATTAGCTGCAGTTCCAAAAGACTCTGTACTATCTTTAAAAGATTTTATGCGTTGGGTAAGAAGCGACAATGAAAGAACTTTTTATGATTTAGAAGAAGATGGTGTTCCTGAAAAAATATTGCCAACTAATAAAATCAGAATTCCTGTAAACAAAGAAAATGCTCTTAAATACGGAATTGTTGCCCAAAAAGACGCCAATAAAATGGTAGATTATATTGACATTACTATTGACGGTGGAATTGGAAAAAACAGCATTTTAATGCTAGATATTTTAAATAATTTTGATTGGAAACGTCCAATTTATTTTACTGGTGGATCTAATGCTGATTCTGAATATATTTGGATGAAAGATTACTTACAACTAGATGGCTTAGCCTTTAAATTAGTACCAATTAAAACACCAGTTGGACAAAACAGTATGTTTGATATGGGTAGAATTGATCCTGATAAAATGTACAACAATGTCAAAAAGTGGAACTTTAGAAACATTAATGACGGTAACATCTATTTAGACTCTCAAACAAAAAGAAACGCTATTTCTATGCGCAATAACTTAATGCGCTTATCGGAAGCATTTGTAAAAGAAGGAGACACATTAAAAGCAAACGAAGTATTAGATTTATCTTTAGAAAAAATGCCGATAAAAGATTTTGGACACTATTCTATTGCGTTAGCATATCCTGAATTATATTACGAAGCTGGCAATATTAACAAAGCTAGACAAACAGCAAATACGCTAGCAGAAATCATTGAACAGCGTTTAGTACATTATAGTACATTTAAAGATGAAGACATTAATTTGATGTTTGATGATTTAGATACTGATTTATATATGTTTCAGAATATAGTTAGGCAAGCCGAAAACTTTGACTCTGACCCTTTATATATAACTAAATTAAAAGATAGATTTCTTAAAAATGTAAAGCTATTTAGTCATTTATTACCTGATGAAGAAACTGGATTAGAATAA
- a CDS encoding RluA family pseudouridine synthase: MKHFQHFKTDISEIELPAKFTFPFYYEPSLIAKIAAKELQEYLENQTDFEHNFGLNETQTDLPIGKMFGVLVVKNEKNEIGYLAAFSGKLADKSLPEKFVPPVFNMRTEGSFYIKGELEIDEINRQLSLLKKDKNYNKLKKSVKKITETIAEDLALQRKKMRLSKKDRKLRKKNAQATLNDSDFNNLIKKLTQESYNDQFFYKELVEYYDLKIKKNRLELINFEEKIASLKTARKEKSNYLQQTLFSKYAFLNQQKELKNLLDIFNNPAIKPPAGAGECAAPKLLQYAFLNNLTPISMSEFWWGISPNSAIRKHKNYYPACQSRCKPILAHMLEGVEMDANLLIENVSEEKELEIIYEDDVLLVVNKPAELLSVPGKEITDSVYTRIKEKYPNATGPLIVHRLDMATSGILLLTKTKEANKTLQSQFINRTIKKRYIALLEGNLTEKKGEINLPLRVDLDDRPRQLVCFEHGKNAVTEWEIIEQKNNTTRVYFYPITGRTHQLRVHAAHKDGLNSPIIGDDLYGTKKNRLHLHAEFIEFLHPTSRDKMSFSIKPNF, from the coding sequence TTGAAACATTTTCAACATTTCAAAACCGATATTTCAGAAATTGAACTTCCCGCTAAGTTTACCTTTCCGTTTTATTACGAACCTAGTTTAATTGCTAAAATAGCAGCAAAAGAACTGCAAGAGTATTTAGAAAATCAAACTGATTTTGAACATAATTTTGGTTTAAATGAAACACAAACCGACTTGCCAATTGGAAAAATGTTTGGCGTTTTAGTTGTTAAAAATGAAAAGAATGAAATTGGTTATTTGGCAGCTTTTTCAGGAAAACTAGCAGACAAAAGTCTACCCGAAAAATTTGTTCCTCCTGTTTTTAATATGAGAACCGAAGGCAGTTTTTATATAAAAGGTGAACTTGAAATTGATGAAATTAATCGACAATTAAGTTTACTTAAAAAAGATAAAAATTATAACAAATTAAAAAAATCAGTAAAAAAAATAACGGAAACTATTGCGGAAGATTTAGCACTACAACGCAAAAAGATGAGGCTTTCTAAAAAGGATAGAAAACTTCGTAAAAAAAATGCACAAGCAACTTTAAACGATTCTGATTTCAATAATCTCATTAAAAAACTAACTCAAGAAAGTTATAACGATCAATTTTTCTACAAAGAACTAGTTGAATATTATGATCTTAAAATTAAAAAAAACAGACTAGAATTAATCAATTTTGAAGAAAAAATAGCTTCACTTAAAACAGCACGAAAAGAAAAATCTAACTACTTACAACAAACGTTGTTTAGCAAATATGCTTTTTTAAATCAACAAAAAGAATTAAAAAACTTGTTAGATATCTTTAACAATCCTGCAATAAAACCACCTGCAGGAGCTGGAGAATGTGCAGCTCCAAAATTATTACAATATGCTTTTTTAAATAACTTAACTCCAATTTCTATGTCGGAGTTTTGGTGGGGAATTTCACCAAATTCAGCAATACGAAAGCACAAAAATTATTATCCAGCTTGCCAAAGTAGATGTAAACCAATTTTAGCGCACATGTTAGAAGGCGTTGAAATGGACGCCAATTTATTGATTGAAAATGTTTCCGAAGAAAAAGAATTGGAAATCATTTACGAAGACGATGTGCTACTTGTGGTAAACAAACCTGCCGAATTACTATCGGTTCCTGGAAAAGAAATTACAGATTCAGTGTATACAAGAATCAAAGAAAAATATCCAAATGCAACTGGACCTTTAATTGTACATCGACTTGACATGGCAACTTCCGGGATTCTACTATTAACAAAAACCAAAGAAGCTAACAAAACACTCCAAAGTCAGTTTATAAACAGAACTATTAAGAAACGATACATTGCCTTATTAGAAGGAAATCTAACAGAAAAAAAAGGTGAAATCAACTTGCCTTTACGAGTAGATTTAGATGATAGACCACGACAGTTAGTTTGTTTTGAACATGGAAAAAATGCAGTTACAGAGTGGGAAATTATTGAACAAAAAAACAATACAACACGTGTTTATTTTTACCCAATTACTGGAAGAACGCATCAATTAAGAGTCCACGCAGCTCATAAAGACGGATTAAACTCTCCTATAATTGGAGATGACTTATACGGAACAAAGAAAAACAGATTGCATTTACATGCAGAGTTTATTGAATTTTTACATCCAACTTCTAGAGATAAAATGTCATTTTCTATCAAACCAAATTTTTAA
- a CDS encoding YkgJ family cysteine cluster protein, producing MQITKLNSESVLPLTCSRSGTCCFGKDVMLNPWELLNFSKEKKITPREFRDLYSEFGGIQLLFDGKNDNKGQKSCSQYLDNAGCSVHLGRPLACRLYPLGRQIQFNKAQYIYEGDTFPCLTDCAEVLDLPKMTVGEYLEGQETDLFEKALNEYLKVMQNIADLGFELLLDSGLSESGDTKTLAAWREIGKASHQFSAKKIGNDWMDLLMIPPITDETENPIIFAQKHNELLLLKAQEEFGSIQTLEELSQASTLLISVALHLSRGLGADTKGISELWIETAKSHGAKE from the coding sequence ATGCAGATAACAAAACTCAACTCTGAAAGTGTATTGCCACTAACCTGTTCCCGATCTGGAACTTGTTGTTTTGGCAAAGACGTAATGTTGAATCCGTGGGAATTATTAAACTTCAGTAAAGAGAAAAAAATTACCCCAAGAGAATTTCGTGATTTATATTCTGAATTTGGTGGTATTCAACTACTTTTTGATGGAAAAAACGACAATAAAGGACAAAAATCTTGTAGTCAATATTTAGACAATGCTGGTTGCAGTGTTCATTTGGGGCGTCCGTTAGCGTGTCGCTTATATCCGTTAGGTCGCCAAATTCAATTTAACAAAGCACAATATATTTATGAAGGCGATACATTTCCTTGTTTAACGGATTGTGCTGAAGTATTAGATTTACCAAAAATGACCGTTGGCGAATATCTTGAAGGACAAGAAACCGATTTATTTGAAAAAGCGTTAAATGAATACTTAAAGGTGATGCAAAACATTGCCGATTTAGGTTTTGAATTACTTTTAGATTCGGGTTTATCGGAATCTGGAGATACAAAAACACTGGCTGCTTGGAGAGAAATAGGAAAAGCATCTCATCAATTTTCAGCAAAAAAAATAGGCAACGATTGGATGGATCTTTTAATGATCCCACCAATAACTGATGAAACTGAAAATCCTATTATTTTTGCTCAAAAACATAATGAATTGCTACTTTTAAAGGCGCAAGAAGAATTTGGAAGCATACAAACATTAGAAGAACTTAGCCAAGCTTCAACCTTATTAATTAGTGTAGCACTACATTTATCTAGAGGTTTGGGAGCAGATACAAAAGGAATTTCTGAACTTTGGATAGAGACCGCAAAAAGCCATGGCGCTAAGGAATAG
- the polA gene encoding DNA polymerase I gives MSDQKRVFLVDAFALIFRGYYAFIKNPRINSKGLDTSAIMGFMNSLLDVIKRERPDHLAVCFDKGGSVDRVEMFEAYKANRDETPEAIKLAVPYIQEILKAMHIPIMVKAGFEADDVIGTLSKQAEKEGYKTYMVTPDKDFAQLVSENIFMYKPRFGGGYDIWGVPEVQEKFGVETPEQVIDFLGMMGDSADNIPGLPGVGEKTAKKFLAAYGSMENLLANTADLKGKMKEKVEANGELGLLSKKLATIMLDVPVTFHAKDFELDQPDIPKVTELFNELEFRNLLTNFLRTFNTETTTEVKTATKVEAKKVAPKTEGQFDLFAAPGTGTVSEAEVASGFKTIENTNHFYQHIDSPLSRKLLLKKLMQQTSVCFDTETTGLKALEVELIGIAFSFEVGKGYYVSFPEDQNETEAILEEFRPFFTSEGIEKIGHNLKYDIKVLSNYNMPVKGKLFDTMIAHYLINPDMRHNMDMLAETYLNYQPVSITELIGKKGKNQLSMRTVALDKQTEYAVEDADITLQLKEHFSKELSEGNLTKLYNEVELPLVSVLTAMEIEGINLNVDFLKELSIALTDDINRLEKGIYEQAGEEFNIASPKQLGIVLFENMKLVDKPKKTKTGQYKTGEDILSFLEKDHQIIRDIKEYRQYKKLQSTYVDALPNEINPKTGRIHTQYMQAVAATGRLSSNNPNLQNIPIRTERGREVRKAFIPRDENHVLLAADYSQIELRIIAALSQEETMINAFKNGEDIHASTAAKVFNVPLDEVTREQRSNAKTVNFGIIYGVSAFGLSNQTDLSRGEAKELIDTYYETYPKLKAYMASLVDFAREHGYVETVLKRRRYLKDINSRNAVVKNATERNAVNAPIQGSAADIIKLAMINIYNRFEKENFKSKMLLQVHDELVFDAHKDELDIIKPIIKEEMENAFKMAVPLDVEMDLGQNWLEAH, from the coding sequence ATGTCAGATCAAAAAAGAGTTTTTTTAGTGGATGCTTTTGCATTAATTTTCCGTGGATATTATGCTTTTATTAAAAACCCAAGAATTAATAGCAAAGGATTAGACACTTCTGCAATTATGGGTTTTATGAACTCACTTTTAGACGTAATTAAACGAGAAAGACCAGATCATTTAGCAGTTTGTTTTGATAAAGGCGGAAGTGTAGACAGAGTAGAAATGTTTGAAGCCTATAAAGCTAACAGAGACGAAACTCCAGAAGCTATAAAATTGGCGGTACCTTATATACAGGAAATTTTAAAAGCCATGCACATACCCATTATGGTTAAAGCTGGTTTTGAAGCAGATGATGTTATTGGAACACTTTCTAAACAAGCAGAAAAAGAAGGTTACAAAACTTATATGGTAACGCCAGATAAGGATTTTGCGCAATTGGTTTCAGAAAATATTTTCATGTACAAACCTCGTTTTGGTGGTGGTTATGATATTTGGGGAGTTCCAGAAGTACAAGAAAAATTTGGCGTAGAAACACCTGAACAAGTTATTGATTTCTTAGGGATGATGGGAGATTCTGCCGATAACATTCCTGGTTTACCTGGTGTTGGAGAAAAAACAGCAAAGAAGTTTTTAGCCGCTTATGGTTCTATGGAAAACCTATTAGCAAACACTGCAGATTTAAAAGGAAAAATGAAAGAGAAAGTTGAAGCTAATGGAGAGTTAGGTTTACTTTCTAAGAAATTGGCAACCATTATGCTCGATGTTCCTGTAACTTTTCATGCAAAGGATTTTGAATTAGATCAGCCAGATATTCCAAAAGTAACGGAGCTTTTTAACGAGTTAGAATTCAGAAACTTATTAACTAACTTTTTAAGAACTTTTAATACAGAAACAACAACTGAAGTTAAAACAGCAACCAAAGTTGAAGCTAAAAAAGTAGCACCAAAAACTGAAGGTCAGTTCGATTTATTTGCAGCGCCAGGAACAGGAACTGTTTCTGAAGCCGAAGTTGCATCGGGATTTAAAACTATTGAAAACACCAATCATTTTTACCAACATATAGATTCACCTTTATCAAGAAAATTATTGCTTAAAAAGCTGATGCAGCAAACTTCGGTTTGTTTTGATACAGAGACTACAGGTTTAAAAGCCTTGGAAGTTGAACTAATCGGAATTGCTTTTTCATTTGAAGTAGGAAAAGGATATTATGTTTCATTTCCAGAAGACCAAAACGAAACGGAAGCTATTTTAGAGGAATTTCGACCGTTTTTCACTTCCGAAGGAATTGAAAAAATCGGACATAATTTAAAGTATGATATTAAAGTATTATCGAATTATAATATGCCTGTAAAAGGTAAATTATTCGACACTATGATTGCGCATTATTTGATAAATCCAGATATGCGACATAATATGGATATGTTGGCAGAAACCTATTTAAATTATCAACCTGTTTCCATTACAGAATTAATTGGTAAAAAAGGAAAAAACCAACTTTCTATGCGAACTGTTGCTTTAGACAAGCAAACAGAATACGCCGTTGAAGATGCAGATATTACGTTGCAATTAAAGGAGCATTTTAGCAAAGAATTATCCGAAGGAAACCTAACAAAATTATACAACGAAGTTGAGTTGCCATTAGTTTCGGTTTTAACAGCCATGGAAATTGAGGGAATTAACTTAAATGTAGATTTCTTAAAAGAATTGTCAATTGCTTTAACGGATGATATTAATCGTCTTGAAAAAGGAATTTACGAACAAGCTGGTGAAGAATTTAATATTGCTTCCCCTAAACAATTAGGTATTGTTTTGTTTGAAAACATGAAATTGGTAGACAAGCCAAAAAAGACAAAAACGGGTCAATATAAAACAGGAGAAGATATTTTATCATTCCTTGAAAAAGATCATCAAATTATTAGAGATATTAAAGAATATCGTCAGTATAAAAAATTACAAAGCACGTATGTTGATGCGTTGCCAAATGAAATAAACCCAAAAACAGGAAGAATTCATACACAATACATGCAAGCTGTTGCTGCAACTGGACGTTTGAGTTCTAACAATCCTAATTTACAGAACATTCCTATTAGAACTGAACGCGGTAGAGAGGTTAGAAAAGCCTTTATTCCAAGAGATGAAAACCATGTTTTATTGGCTGCAGATTATTCTCAAATTGAATTGCGAATTATCGCTGCATTAAGCCAAGAAGAAACCATGATTAATGCTTTTAAAAATGGCGAAGACATTCACGCTTCAACCGCTGCAAAAGTATTTAATGTTCCGTTAGATGAAGTTACTCGTGAGCAACGTAGCAACGCAAAAACGGTAAATTTCGGAATTATTTATGGTGTTTCTGCTTTCGGATTAAGCAATCAAACTGATTTATCTCGTGGCGAAGCAAAAGAACTAATTGACACCTATTACGAAACCTATCCGAAGTTAAAAGCCTACATGGCTTCTTTAGTAGATTTTGCGCGTGAACATGGTTATGTAGAAACGGTTTTAAAAAGACGTAGATATTTAAAAGACATCAACTCAAGAAATGCTGTTGTAAAAAATGCTACGGAAAGAAATGCTGTAAATGCACCAATACAAGGTTCTGCAGCAGATATTATCAAGTTAGCAATGATTAACATTTACAATCGTTTTGAGAAAGAAAACTTTAAATCTAAAATGCTTTTACAAGTACATGACGAATTGGTTTTTGATGCACATAAAGACGAATTAGATATTATAAAACCAATTATTAAGGAAGAAATGGAAAATGCTTTTAAAATGGCTGTTCCGTTAGATGTTGAAATGGATTTAGGACAAAACTGGTTAGAAGCACATTAA
- a CDS encoding metallophosphoesterase: protein MPRWFIPLLILSVLFFVLEIYAFQAIKTLTKNKLIRYGWLLFSVVAYGYFLYTMFTYDRGNGQTREFQWAVGILLIALIPKIFMIIALLSEDVFRILQKGVSLFSSETKPLAGRRKFMSQIALGLAAIPFASLLYGIFKGKYNYKVLKYQLTFKDLPEAFDGFTISHITDIHSGSFDNKEKIEYAVDLINQQKSDILFFTGDIVNNFASEMDEWIPSFSKLEAPMGKYSILGNHDYGDYSDWKTPEAKAKNFEAVKEIHPKIGFDLLLNENRYIEKDGQKIALIGVENWGKGFNQAGDLQKASEGVNKEDFKILLSHDPSHWENKVKQNDFNYHLTLSGHTHGLQFGIEIPGFIKWSPAKYVYKQWAGLYEEFGRYVNVNRGFGYHAFPGRVGIWPEITVIELKKG from the coding sequence ATGCCACGTTGGTTTATCCCTTTACTAATCCTTTCAGTACTTTTTTTTGTTTTAGAAATATATGCTTTTCAAGCTATAAAAACGCTTACCAAGAATAAGTTAATTCGTTATGGTTGGTTGTTATTTAGTGTTGTTGCTTACGGGTATTTTTTATACACAATGTTTACGTATGATAGAGGTAATGGGCAAACAAGAGAATTTCAATGGGCAGTTGGTATTTTACTTATTGCTTTAATTCCTAAAATTTTTATGATCATAGCTTTATTAAGCGAAGACGTTTTTAGAATTTTACAGAAAGGTGTTTCGTTGTTTTCTTCGGAAACAAAACCACTGGCAGGACGTAGAAAATTTATGTCGCAAATTGCATTAGGTTTAGCGGCAATTCCGTTTGCGAGCTTGTTGTACGGTATTTTTAAAGGGAAATACAATTACAAAGTTTTAAAATATCAGCTAACATTCAAAGACCTGCCTGAGGCTTTTGATGGTTTTACAATTTCTCATATTACTGATATTCACTCAGGGAGTTTCGATAATAAAGAGAAAATTGAATATGCTGTAGATTTAATCAATCAGCAAAAATCAGATATTCTGTTTTTTACAGGAGATATTGTAAATAATTTTGCTTCAGAAATGGATGAGTGGATTCCTTCTTTCAGTAAATTAGAAGCACCAATGGGTAAATATTCAATCCTTGGAAATCACGATTATGGAGATTATTCCGACTGGAAAACACCAGAAGCAAAAGCTAAGAACTTTGAAGCTGTAAAAGAAATTCACCCTAAAATTGGATTCGATTTATTACTAAACGAAAATCGTTACATAGAAAAAGACGGGCAAAAAATAGCCTTAATTGGTGTAGAAAATTGGGGAAAAGGGTTCAATCAAGCCGGTGATCTTCAAAAAGCATCAGAAGGCGTTAATAAAGAGGACTTTAAAATTTTACTTTCTCACGATCCAAGTCATTGGGAAAATAAAGTAAAACAAAACGATTTCAACTATCACTTAACCTTAAGTGGTCATACACACGGTTTGCAATTTGGAATAGAAATTCCAGGATTTATAAAATGGAGTCCAGCAAAATATGTTTATAAACAATGGGCAGGTTTGTATGAAGAATTTGGAAGATACGTTAATGTAAACCGCGGTTTTGGCTATCATGCTTTTCCAGGTCGTGTTGGTATTTGGCCAGAAATTACGGTCATAGAACTCAAAAAAGGCTGA